A genome region from Natronobeatus ordinarius includes the following:
- a CDS encoding DUF5791 family protein — protein MFYEQRLTVPDSPAELRAAYDDDLAGIVEAVGLEMAATTTDVDRETLEALLDGDSPELAVEEAAALVALADGEPDAETVVEIACDHLLLGMSTAVLDVEAVESELELDLDAKEVQQKIERRAPMSFEEYVHIQHVIVSRMP, from the coding sequence ATGTTCTACGAGCAGCGACTGACGGTGCCGGATTCGCCAGCCGAGCTGCGTGCGGCGTACGACGACGACCTCGCCGGGATCGTCGAGGCAGTCGGCCTCGAGATGGCCGCGACGACGACCGACGTCGACCGGGAGACGCTCGAGGCGCTTCTCGACGGCGACTCGCCGGAGCTCGCGGTCGAGGAGGCGGCGGCGCTCGTCGCCCTCGCCGACGGTGAGCCGGACGCAGAGACGGTCGTCGAGATCGCCTGCGACCACCTCTTGCTGGGGATGTCGACGGCGGTGCTCGACGTGGAGGCCGTCGAGAGCGAGCTGGAACTCGACCTCGACGCCAAGGAGGTCCAGCAGAAGATCGAACGGCGAGCACCGATGTCCTTCGAGGAGTACGTTCACATCCAGCACGTGATCGTGAGCCGGATGCCCTGA
- the lwrS gene encoding LWR-salt protein has protein sequence MDAQYRFRVRIRLEPAADDVRLEPETFETACSITAPEPETEGWRLFRDLLWRGELSDQTYARRLFSEKLGVPVERVEFAALHTDEAYLEALEEAIAADLEAFKADDVTEVRSKYFGSSVIVERE, from the coding sequence ATGGACGCCCAGTACCGATTCCGGGTTCGGATTCGACTCGAGCCAGCGGCCGACGACGTGCGTCTCGAGCCCGAGACGTTCGAGACGGCGTGTTCGATCACGGCGCCGGAGCCGGAGACCGAGGGGTGGCGGTTGTTCCGTGACCTCCTCTGGCGCGGCGAACTCTCCGATCAGACGTACGCCCGCCGGCTCTTCTCTGAGAAACTGGGCGTTCCCGTCGAGCGCGTCGAGTTCGCCGCCCTCCACACCGACGAGGCGTACCTCGAGGCGCTCGAGGAAGCGATCGCGGCCGACCTCGAGGCGTTCAAGGCCGACGACGTGACCGAGGTGCGCTCGAAGTACTTCGGCTCGTCGGTGATCGTCGAGCGGGAGTGA
- a CDS encoding 4a-hydroxytetrahydrobiopterin dehydratase: MADLLSDDEVADLIPDAWEHDGDEIVRVYAFDDYMRGVNFAQMVGEIAEAQFHHPEIVIRYEEVEIRLTSHEEGGVTDKDVEMADVIEAEYAT; the protein is encoded by the coding sequence ATGGCGGATCTACTCTCCGACGACGAGGTCGCAGACCTGATTCCGGATGCGTGGGAGCACGACGGCGACGAGATCGTGCGCGTCTACGCGTTCGACGACTACATGCGCGGCGTCAACTTCGCGCAGATGGTCGGCGAGATCGCCGAAGCGCAGTTTCACCACCCCGAGATCGTCATCCGGTACGAGGAAGTCGAGATCCGGCTCACCAGTCACGAGGAAGGCGGCGTCACCGACAAGGACGTCGAGATGGCGGACGTGATCGAAGCAGAGTACGCAACCTGA
- the hemA gene encoding glutamyl-tRNA reductase: MTGVGVVTGARVTHETGSVDDLAAASPESQHAGVARLRSAPAVAEAYVLSTCNRVEAYVVTPEAENGREALEDFFSDVPEAAIVHSDHDESLVHLLRVAAGLDSVVLGEDQIIGQVRTAYEDARGAGGIGPMLEPALTKAFRVGERARTETAINDGVVSLGSAAALLVAETAGVEGATALVVGAGEMGELAAKHLAEHGAEEVVVANRTVSRGAALVDAIDADGDVVGLDDLEWVAPDADVVIAATGSSEPVVEPDHLGAREQVVVDLGQPRDVHPDADDHPTVTVYDLDDLEAITRRTREQRAEAAAEVEAIVEREFDLLTEQYKRSRADEVIAAMYESAEQLKTRELETALSRLEATDGFTSDQAEIVRSMADALVGQLLAPPTKSLREAAAEDDWETINTALHLFDPEFGPERLPPFVDEDERIEDAVGVTDDD, encoded by the coding sequence GTGACTGGCGTTGGCGTCGTCACCGGTGCTCGTGTGACACACGAGACCGGTTCCGTCGACGACCTCGCCGCTGCCAGCCCGGAGAGCCAGCACGCTGGCGTCGCGAGACTCCGCTCGGCGCCGGCGGTCGCGGAGGCGTACGTCCTCTCGACGTGCAATCGCGTCGAGGCCTACGTCGTTACGCCGGAGGCCGAGAACGGCCGAGAGGCGCTCGAGGACTTTTTCAGCGACGTTCCGGAGGCTGCCATCGTCCACAGCGACCACGACGAGAGCCTCGTCCACCTGCTGCGGGTCGCCGCCGGCCTCGACTCGGTCGTCCTCGGTGAGGACCAGATCATCGGACAGGTCCGCACCGCGTACGAGGACGCCCGCGGCGCTGGCGGGATCGGCCCGATGCTCGAGCCGGCTCTCACCAAGGCGTTTCGCGTCGGCGAGCGCGCCCGCACCGAGACGGCGATCAACGACGGCGTCGTCTCGCTGGGCTCGGCTGCCGCGTTGCTCGTCGCCGAGACGGCTGGGGTCGAGGGCGCGACCGCGCTCGTCGTCGGCGCCGGCGAGATGGGAGAACTCGCCGCGAAACACCTCGCAGAGCACGGCGCCGAAGAGGTCGTCGTCGCGAACCGAACCGTCTCCCGTGGCGCGGCACTCGTCGACGCCATCGACGCAGACGGCGACGTGGTCGGCCTCGACGACCTCGAGTGGGTCGCCCCCGACGCGGACGTCGTGATCGCGGCGACGGGCAGTTCCGAGCCGGTAGTCGAACCCGACCATCTCGGCGCACGCGAACAGGTCGTCGTCGATCTCGGCCAGCCACGCGACGTCCATCCCGACGCGGACGACCATCCGACCGTGACCGTCTACGACCTCGACGACCTCGAGGCGATCACTCGCCGGACCCGCGAACAGCGCGCGGAGGCCGCCGCCGAGGTCGAGGCGATCGTCGAGCGGGAGTTCGACCTCCTCACAGAGCAGTACAAGCGATCCCGGGCCGACGAGGTGATCGCAGCGATGTACGAGTCGGCCGAGCAGCTCAAAACCCGCGAACTCGAGACCGCACTCTCCCGCCTCGAGGCCACCGACGGATTCACGAGCGATCAGGCGGAGATCGTCCGGTCGATGGCCGACGCCCTCGTCGGTCAGTTGCTCGCCCCGCCGACCAAGAGCCTCCGGGAGGCCGCCGCAGAGGACGACTGGGAGACGATCAACACCGCCTTGCACCTGTTCGATCCGGAGTTCGGTCCCGAACGGTTGCCACCGTTCGTCGACGAGGACGAACGAATCGAGGACGCCGTCGGTGTGACCGACGACGACTGA
- a CDS encoding DUF5778 family protein, whose protein sequence is MADVYDEDLYRRTRTLLEPGEIELNGAIVHTEYGMDEDVQMMQATIDVGDVIAEHAGYDPRDCFVYSGNDDPDFSSNQHQGLTLEDEAFVWECQQLYRNGSFDVVIYYEASADHEAILEDVRELGYEVTGVEG, encoded by the coding sequence ATGGCTGACGTGTACGACGAGGACCTCTATCGACGGACCAGGACGCTGCTCGAGCCGGGCGAGATCGAACTCAACGGCGCGATCGTCCACACGGAGTACGGGATGGACGAGGACGTGCAGATGATGCAGGCGACGATCGACGTCGGTGACGTCATCGCGGAGCACGCGGGATACGATCCCCGGGACTGTTTCGTCTACTCGGGGAACGACGACCCCGACTTCTCCTCGAACCAGCACCAGGGGCTCACCCTCGAAGACGAAGCATTCGTCTGGGAGTGTCAACAGCTGTACCGAAACGGAAGTTTCGACGTCGTGATCTACTACGAGGCGAGTGCGGACCACGAGGCGATCCTCGAGGACGTCCGCGAGCTCGGATACGAAGTGACCGGCGTCGAGGGATAG
- the uppS gene encoding polyprenyl diphosphate synthase yields the protein MSEWFRRRLGSAYERLLAREISGAPTHVAVIQDGNRRYARRRGADAPDGHRAGAKTTERVLEWCQDVGVEELTLYTFSTENFDRPPHEREALFDLLCEKLREFADAEEVHDNEVSIRILGDVERLPERVQEAVDYAERRTREHDQFVLNVALAYGGRNELLCAARSVARDVENGDLEPEGIDVETIERRLYDQPVRDVDLIIRTGGDERTSNFLPWHANGNEAAVFFCAPYWPEFSKADFLRGIRTYEHRKESWRRTRARRALALLGAMSEPELAEARSIVSRFRDSLPTSERPDEDDLEALDSSNQAAD from the coding sequence ATGAGCGAGTGGTTTCGTCGGCGTCTCGGGTCAGCCTACGAGCGGCTGCTCGCGAGAGAGATTTCGGGTGCCCCGACGCACGTCGCGGTGATCCAGGACGGCAACCGACGGTACGCGCGAAGGCGGGGGGCCGACGCGCCAGACGGGCACCGCGCCGGAGCGAAGACGACCGAACGCGTCCTCGAGTGGTGTCAGGACGTCGGCGTCGAGGAACTCACCCTCTATACATTCTCGACGGAGAACTTCGATCGACCACCGCACGAGCGCGAGGCCCTGTTCGACCTGCTGTGTGAGAAGCTCCGGGAGTTCGCCGACGCCGAGGAGGTCCACGACAACGAGGTCAGTATCCGGATCCTCGGCGACGTCGAGCGGCTCCCCGAGCGAGTCCAGGAGGCCGTCGACTACGCCGAGCGCCGTACCCGCGAGCACGATCAGTTCGTCCTCAACGTCGCGCTGGCCTACGGCGGCCGCAACGAACTACTCTGTGCCGCCCGGAGCGTCGCCCGCGACGTCGAGAACGGCGACCTCGAGCCCGAGGGGATCGACGTCGAAACGATCGAGCGCCGCCTCTACGACCAGCCCGTCCGGGACGTCGACCTGATCATTCGCACCGGCGGCGACGAACGGACCTCGAACTTCCTGCCGTGGCACGCCAACGGCAACGAGGCGGCCGTCTTCTTCTGTGCGCCCTACTGGCCGGAGTTCTCGAAAGCCGACTTCCTCCGCGGTATTCGGACGTACGAACACCGCAAAGAGTCCTGGCGACGCACCCGCGCCCGACGTGCACTCGCGCTCCTCGGCGCCATGAGCGAACCCGAGCTCGCCGAGGCCCGCTCGATCGTCAGCCGCTTTCGGGATTCGCTCCCGACCAGCGAACGCCCCGACGAGGACGACCTCGAGGCACTCGACTCGAGTAACCAGGCCGCCGACTGA
- a CDS encoding tryptophan--tRNA ligase, with protein sequence MTGDDARNGVEEPRTDGGAAGADEVALDPWGSSTVSDYRKLFEEFGIEEFDELLEAVPEPHYLMRRGVIFGHRDYRPVAEAMAEGEPAAVLSGFMPTGDPHIGHKLVFDEIIWHQQQGAEAYGLIADLEAHAARGLSWEEIDEHTRNYLLSLLALGFDPEEGELYRQSTNRDVQDLAFELGIEANFSELGSIYGFDGETDVSHMQSVVTQMADILYPQLEEPKPTVIPVGPDQDPHVRLARDLASRMRMFGVTTAYASFEATEAELEHVAAAYEAREAYAEEPDQPRCGEAAEWLASQDGDDPALESAIDKLENAGMEPLRPRTRFLNRRADEDAFEGLIEAVEGEKRVFEEHVDAFDLEREAAEKLAREVELAHDGYAFLPPSSIYHRFMTGLTGGKMSSSIPASHISLLDDPEAGYEKVKSATTGGRETAEAQRELGGKADECPVYELYAYLLAGDDDAFAKRVYDECVGGDRLCGDCKEQAAGLMKEFLEDHQEKREEVTDLLEDAEIELESPRRG encoded by the coding sequence ATGACCGGAGACGACGCGAGAAACGGAGTCGAGGAGCCACGAACCGACGGTGGGGCGGCGGGCGCCGACGAGGTCGCCCTCGACCCCTGGGGCTCCTCGACAGTCTCCGACTACCGCAAGCTGTTCGAGGAGTTCGGCATCGAGGAGTTCGACGAACTGCTCGAGGCGGTGCCAGAGCCCCACTACTTGATGCGTCGCGGGGTTATCTTCGGCCACCGCGACTACCGACCGGTCGCCGAGGCGATGGCCGAGGGCGAGCCGGCGGCCGTCCTCTCTGGGTTCATGCCCACCGGCGACCCACACATCGGCCACAAGCTGGTCTTCGACGAGATTATCTGGCACCAACAGCAGGGGGCGGAGGCGTACGGACTGATCGCCGACCTCGAGGCCCACGCCGCCCGCGGCCTCTCCTGGGAAGAGATCGACGAACATACGCGCAACTACCTGCTCTCGCTGCTGGCACTTGGCTTCGACCCCGAGGAGGGCGAGCTCTACCGCCAGTCGACCAACCGCGACGTGCAAGACCTCGCGTTCGAACTCGGCATCGAGGCCAACTTCTCCGAACTCGGCTCGATCTACGGCTTCGACGGCGAGACCGACGTCTCACACATGCAGAGCGTCGTCACCCAGATGGCCGACATCCTCTACCCACAACTCGAGGAGCCCAAGCCGACGGTGATCCCCGTCGGCCCGGACCAGGACCCGCACGTCCGGCTGGCCCGCGACCTCGCCTCGCGGATGCGAATGTTCGGCGTTACGACCGCCTACGCGAGTTTCGAAGCGACGGAAGCCGAACTCGAGCACGTCGCCGCGGCGTACGAGGCTCGTGAGGCGTACGCCGAGGAACCCGACCAGCCGCGGTGTGGCGAGGCCGCCGAGTGGCTCGCCAGCCAGGACGGGGACGACCCCGCCCTCGAGTCGGCGATCGACAAGCTCGAGAACGCCGGGATGGAACCACTCCGACCCCGAACCCGGTTCCTGAACCGGCGAGCCGACGAGGACGCCTTCGAGGGGTTGATCGAGGCGGTCGAAGGCGAAAAGCGCGTCTTCGAGGAACACGTCGACGCCTTCGACCTCGAGCGCGAGGCGGCCGAAAAACTCGCCCGCGAGGTCGAACTCGCCCACGACGGGTACGCATTTCTCCCGCCGTCGTCGATCTATCACCGGTTCATGACGGGGCTCACAGGTGGAAAGATGTCGTCGTCGATTCCGGCCAGTCACATCTCGCTGCTCGACGACCCCGAGGCGGGCTACGAGAAGGTGAAGTCGGCGACCACGGGCGGTCGCGAGACGGCTGAAGCACAGCGTGAACTCGGCGGGAAGGCCGACGAGTGTCCCGTCTACGAGCTGTACGCCTACCTGCTCGCGGGCGACGACGACGCGTTCGCAAAGCGCGTGTACGACGAGTGCGTCGGCGGCGACCGTCTCTGTGGCGACTGCAAGGAGCAGGCCGCGGGCCTCATGAAGGAGTTTCTCGAAGATCACCAGGAAAAACGCGAGGAGGTCACCGACCTGCTCGAGGACGCCGAGATCGAACTCGAGTCACCCCGGCGCGGCTGA
- a CDS encoding DHH family phosphoesterase — MYDELISSEDLPLSRKSVLPGTGFFLPDAIEDDLEDERAKAKLEGAEAAVVADTDADGLACVALLREAYDDVRNVPEPADEDEDEDEPASETDALDPLEEPEPTPHRVALLGASPHDLEDSIQQVADYAKEGIDLYVCDLCPDRYEYVADELEAALEVAGHAAWYDHHQWDDDVAAAVRDAGVDLVIGDSEEECTADVVYRSLEYEFDPIYEELAAVTRDHDLWLREDPRSDDLADYAYWSGPEEYAEVVREYGAALPAWVEEFLAEKRIEKEALIDQAVSRTELQDVDGYTVGITYGRCSQNEVAEAMREQGADASIVIKPAGSVSIRGTDAFDRCHEVAGLVGGGGHPKAAGCKPDIYDDMLDYAHHWTTHGAVTKQVLLDAFQTVAEDEQDTDSSGDDHSLE, encoded by the coding sequence ATGTACGACGAGCTCATCTCGAGCGAGGATCTCCCCCTCTCGCGCAAGTCCGTGCTCCCGGGAACTGGCTTCTTCCTCCCGGACGCGATCGAGGACGACCTCGAGGACGAGCGAGCGAAAGCCAAACTCGAGGGCGCGGAGGCGGCCGTCGTCGCCGACACCGACGCCGACGGGCTGGCCTGCGTCGCCTTGCTCCGGGAGGCGTACGACGACGTGCGGAACGTCCCGGAGCCGGCCGACGAGGACGAGGACGAGGACGAACCAGCGTCCGAAACGGACGCCCTCGACCCCCTCGAGGAGCCCGAGCCGACGCCCCACCGCGTGGCGCTGCTCGGGGCCAGCCCGCACGACCTGGAGGACAGCATCCAGCAGGTGGCCGACTACGCCAAGGAGGGGATCGACCTCTACGTCTGTGACCTCTGTCCGGACCGTTACGAGTACGTCGCCGACGAGCTCGAGGCCGCACTCGAGGTCGCCGGCCACGCCGCGTGGTACGACCACCACCAGTGGGACGACGACGTCGCAGCGGCCGTTCGCGACGCGGGCGTCGACCTCGTGATCGGCGACTCCGAGGAGGAGTGTACCGCGGACGTAGTGTACCGGTCGCTCGAGTACGAGTTCGATCCGATCTACGAGGAGCTGGCGGCGGTCACCCGCGACCACGACCTCTGGCTGCGCGAGGACCCCCGGAGCGACGACCTCGCGGATTACGCCTACTGGAGTGGCCCCGAGGAGTACGCCGAGGTCGTTCGCGAGTACGGCGCGGCGCTTCCGGCGTGGGTCGAGGAGTTCCTCGCCGAGAAACGAATCGAGAAGGAGGCGCTAATCGACCAGGCCGTCTCCCGGACGGAGCTGCAGGACGTAGACGGATACACCGTCGGTATCACCTACGGACGGTGTTCACAGAACGAGGTCGCCGAAGCGATGCGCGAGCAGGGCGCCGACGCCTCGATCGTGATCAAACCCGCGGGGAGCGTCTCGATCCGCGGCACCGACGCGTTCGACCGCTGCCACGAGGTCGCCGGGCTCGTCGGCGGCGGCGGCCACCCCAAGGCCGCCGGCTGCAAGCCGGACATCTACGACGACATGCTCGATTACGCCCACCACTGGACGACGCACGGGGCCGTGACGAAGCAGGTCCTCCTCGATGCGTTTCAGACGGTCGCCGAGGACGAGCAGGATACTGACTCGAGCGGGGACGACCACTCGTTGGAGTGA
- a CDS encoding EamA family transporter, with protein MELPEVNAAVAFGLLTMVSWGIWIVVGNAASESIDPTTAAAISYLVAAILAVGYVFVSGASLAITPRDGALAGVAGVFAGIGFVSMYIGLSRGSTTVVSTLGAMYFVVAAFIGMAVLGDEITTTRVAGLLLAGVGVILVAQ; from the coding sequence ATGGAACTCCCAGAGGTAAATGCGGCTGTGGCATTCGGGTTACTGACGATGGTTTCGTGGGGAATCTGGATCGTCGTGGGGAACGCTGCGTCAGAATCCATCGACCCGACGACGGCTGCCGCGATCTCGTATCTCGTCGCAGCCATCCTTGCAGTCGGGTATGTTTTCGTGTCAGGTGCCTCACTGGCCATCACGCCACGGGATGGGGCGCTTGCTGGCGTGGCTGGAGTGTTCGCCGGAATTGGCTTCGTCTCGATGTATATCGGTCTCTCACGTGGCTCAACGACGGTCGTCTCGACTCTCGGTGCCATGTATTTTGTCGTCGCAGCGTTCATCGGGATGGCTGTACTCGGAGACGAAATCACCACAACGAGAGTCGCAGGGCTCTTGCTCGCGGGCGTCGGTGTCATCCTCGTAGCTCAATAG
- a CDS encoding transposase produces MQDAGLTQTLSFGLTIQTGSPDNLYKGCLEARRVRNEVNRLDREGWDWDDIHDTVVDNANLVKNTTQLLVQKALGEIETYHDHKDNEWGRPFPYIDETYPMRMNHNEGYALTVDDSGDVRFRVSYKPYNHVKGVLRGSPNHLERVKNALNSDSWRVGVAELVYKHDEWRVHVTVTHKTRTVASPDYAETVVGVDINEDCVALTALNRATGDVLDSVVIEYPDIKRVRHEFFTKRKRMQKVGQSAFENVVQTEEQDFVHDQLHKVSRDVTRWVSQFNEPVIVFEDLKDMRDSIDYGTRMNRRLHSLPFAALRDMVTYKAAWGGIPSDDVDPAYTSQRCPRTECLHTERANRRWKRFKCMECDFQDHADRKAAVCVAQEWFHEQNENVPSLETLPSVRKVRRTASGLCEEADSHGAVFASGVYRHGKSARDSQSQAREELKTVAPTTG; encoded by the coding sequence ATGCAAGATGCAGGACTGACCCAGACGCTTTCTTTTGGATTAACCATCCAAACGGGTAGTCCTGACAACTTGTACAAAGGGTGTCTCGAAGCCCGACGAGTTCGCAACGAAGTCAACCGCCTCGACCGTGAGGGATGGGACTGGGACGACATCCACGACACCGTAGTGGATAACGCCAACCTCGTGAAAAACACGACTCAACTCCTCGTCCAGAAAGCACTGGGTGAGATAGAGACGTACCACGACCACAAAGACAACGAGTGGGGCCGACCGTTTCCCTACATTGACGAGACGTATCCAATGCGGATGAATCACAACGAAGGATACGCCCTCACTGTAGATGATTCGGGAGATGTTCGCTTCAGAGTCAGTTACAAACCGTACAACCACGTCAAAGGCGTACTTCGCGGTAGTCCCAACCACCTCGAACGAGTCAAGAACGCTCTTAACTCTGACTCGTGGAGAGTGGGCGTAGCTGAACTCGTGTATAAACACGACGAATGGCGAGTACACGTCACAGTCACCCACAAGACACGCACCGTAGCGTCTCCAGACTACGCAGAGACAGTAGTTGGTGTGGACATTAACGAGGACTGCGTGGCACTCACCGCGCTGAATAGAGCTACTGGTGACGTACTCGATTCAGTCGTCATCGAGTACCCCGACATCAAACGAGTTCGCCACGAGTTTTTCACCAAACGGAAGCGGATGCAGAAAGTCGGACAATCCGCGTTCGAGAACGTGGTCCAAACCGAAGAACAAGACTTCGTTCACGACCAACTCCATAAAGTATCGCGCGACGTAACACGATGGGTTTCGCAATTCAACGAACCGGTAATCGTCTTTGAAGACCTCAAAGACATGCGAGACTCAATCGATTACGGCACGCGAATGAACCGGCGCTTGCACTCCTTGCCGTTCGCCGCACTCCGAGATATGGTGACGTACAAAGCCGCTTGGGGTGGAATCCCCTCAGACGATGTTGACCCGGCGTACACGAGTCAACGCTGTCCGCGAACGGAATGCTTGCACACCGAGCGAGCGAATCGGCGTTGGAAGCGGTTCAAATGTATGGAGTGCGACTTCCAAGACCACGCTGACCGGAAAGCAGCGGTTTGTGTGGCGCAAGAATGGTTCCACGAGCAGAATGAGAATGTGCCGTCTCTCGAAACCCTTCCAAGTGTTCGGAAGGTGAGACGGACGGCATCGGGCCTGTGTGAAGAGGCCGACTCTCACGGAGCAGTTTTCGCTTCGGGTGTTTACCGACACGGAAAGTCGGCGCGAGACTCGCAGAGTCAAGCGCGAGAGGAATTAAAGACCGTTGCCCCGACTACAGGGTAG
- a CDS encoding molybdopterin-dependent oxidoreductase, translating to MADSVPRLSDPITIVGEEAVTATADDFAVLPFSERDVRIDCNSGDHYTATWRGVSLAEALELASVPGETTHVVVASSDGYTVCVDVETAADALLAFFQDGRPLAEAESYESRFVTDGVEGPRTTKDVERIETVALEPGEEPTAYEDLLLYSTR from the coding sequence ATGGCCGACTCCGTTCCGCGGCTCTCCGACCCGATCACGATCGTCGGCGAGGAGGCCGTCACCGCGACCGCAGACGACTTCGCGGTGCTCCCGTTCTCCGAACGCGACGTTCGCATCGACTGCAACTCCGGCGACCACTACACGGCGACCTGGCGCGGCGTCTCGCTCGCCGAGGCCCTCGAGCTGGCGTCGGTGCCGGGTGAGACGACCCACGTCGTGGTCGCCTCGAGCGACGGCTACACCGTTTGCGTCGACGTCGAGACGGCCGCCGACGCGCTGCTCGCGTTCTTCCAGGACGGCCGCCCGCTCGCCGAGGCCGAGTCCTACGAGTCGCGGTTCGTCACCGACGGCGTCGAGGGACCGCGGACGACCAAAGACGTCGAGCGGATCGAGACGGTGGCGCTCGAGCCGGGCGAGGAGCCGACGGCCTACGAGGACCTGTTGCTCTATAGTACTCGTTGA
- a CDS encoding selenium-binding family protein, producing the protein MSTDDHAHSHEHSTHEHADVEGPGYATPAAMRTESEREKTAYVMAPRVGMAEEGPDAIGVVDIDPDSPTYSELLDMIEMPNLGDELHHFGWNACSSSCHVEGLTRQYLIVPGQRSSRLHIVDVEDPRDPEMVKVIEPEEVFEHDLSAPHTVHCVPGGKVIISMLGNADGELPGGFLQLDQEDFTIDGRWEADRGEMALNYDYWYQPRHNVMISSEWAAPETYYPGFDLEDVEAGKYGDSLHVWDWETREHVQTLEFGEEGQIPLEVRMSHNPEETQGFVGAALSSNMIHFYRTADGSWDWDVVIDEEPREHPDWDMPVPPLITDIVLSLDDQYLFFSNWLHGDVRMYDVSDMGNPRLVDRIWAGGLFGDRQEVQGTEIRGAPQMLQLSRDGKRLYWTTSLFSSWDNQFYPELAEEGSLMLKADVYPDEGRMELDEEFLVDFGDAPGGPARAHEIRWPGGDCTSDVWQ; encoded by the coding sequence ATGAGTACCGACGACCACGCACACAGTCACGAGCACAGCACGCACGAACACGCCGACGTCGAGGGGCCGGGATACGCGACGCCGGCGGCGATGCGAACTGAATCCGAACGCGAGAAGACGGCGTACGTGATGGCGCCGCGGGTCGGAATGGCCGAGGAGGGCCCGGATGCCATCGGCGTCGTCGACATCGACCCGGACTCGCCGACTTACAGCGAGTTGCTCGACATGATCGAGATGCCCAACCTGGGCGACGAACTCCACCACTTCGGCTGGAACGCCTGCTCGTCGTCCTGTCACGTCGAGGGGCTCACCAGACAGTACCTGATCGTCCCCGGCCAGCGCTCCTCGCGCCTTCACATCGTCGACGTCGAAGATCCCAGGGATCCCGAGATGGTGAAGGTAATCGAACCCGAGGAGGTCTTCGAGCACGACCTCTCGGCGCCGCACACGGTTCACTGCGTCCCCGGCGGCAAGGTGATCATCAGCATGCTCGGCAACGCCGACGGCGAACTCCCCGGGGGCTTCCTGCAACTCGATCAGGAGGACTTTACCATCGACGGCCGCTGGGAGGCCGACCGCGGCGAGATGGCGCTGAACTACGACTACTGGTACCAGCCCCGGCACAACGTCATGATCTCGAGTGAGTGGGCCGCGCCCGAGACCTACTACCCCGGCTTCGACCTCGAGGACGTCGAGGCGGGCAAGTACGGCGACAGCTTGCACGTCTGGGACTGGGAGACTCGCGAGCACGTCCAGACCCTCGAGTTCGGCGAGGAGGGACAGATCCCGCTCGAGGTGCGGATGAGCCACAATCCCGAGGAGACCCAGGGGTTCGTCGGCGCGGCGCTCTCCTCGAACATGATCCACTTCTACCGGACAGCGGACGGCAGCTGGGACTGGGACGTGGTCATCGACGAGGAGCCCCGCGAGCACCCTGACTGGGACATGCCGGTCCCGCCGCTGATCACCGACATCGTCCTCTCGCTCGACGATCAGTACCTGTTCTTCTCGAACTGGCTCCACGGCGACGTCCGGATGTACGACGTCAGCGACATGGGCAACCCCCGGCTGGTCGATCGGATCTGGGCCGGCGGACTGTTCGGCGACCGCCAGGAGGTCCAGGGCACCGAGATCCGCGGCGCCCCGCAGATGCTCCAGCTCTCGCGGGACGGCAAGCGCCTCTACTGGACGACCTCGCTGTTCTCCTCGTGGGACAACCAGTTCTACCCCGAGCTGGCCGAGGAGGGCTCGCTCATGCTGAAAGCCGACGTTTACCCCGACGAGGGACGGATGGAACTCGACGAGGAGTTCCTGGTCGACTTCGGCGACGCGCCGGGCGGCCCAGCCCGCGCCCACGAGATCCGCTGGCCCGGCGGCGACTGCACCAGTGACGTCTGGCAGTGA
- a CDS encoding 2Fe-2S iron-sulfur cluster binding domain-containing protein has translation MTSGSEPAGGADPGSETSSSDTDSSSADSSDSDLSGADSSDADDHAVDLVWRDGTEKTITVAAGDPIVDAAERARVSLPYGCRYGACGTCLARVLEGEVVHLEPPRGLKDGAREQGFVLACIATPESDCRLRVGHDVQAEVMGTPWK, from the coding sequence GTGACGTCTGGCAGTGAGCCGGCCGGCGGCGCCGATCCCGGTTCCGAAACCAGCTCGAGCGATACCGACTCGAGCAGTGCGGACTCGAGCGATTCCGACCTGAGCGGCGCCGACTCGAGCGACGCGGACGACCACGCCGTCGACCTCGTCTGGCGCGACGGCACCGAGAAGACGATCACTGTCGCGGCGGGCGACCCCATCGTCGACGCTGCCGAGCGCGCCCGGGTCTCGTTGCCCTACGGTTGCCGATACGGCGCCTGTGGCACCTGTCTCGCCCGCGTGCTCGAGGGCGAGGTCGTCCACCTCGAGCCCCCACGCGGGTTGAAAGACGGCGCCCGCGAGCAGGGGTTCGTCCTCGCCTGCATTGCGACCCCCGAGTCGGACTGCCGGCTTCGGGTCGGTCACGACGTGCAGGCGGAGGTGATGGGCACGCCCTGGAAGTAA